The Chanos chanos chromosome 6, fChaCha1.1, whole genome shotgun sequence genome includes a region encoding these proteins:
- the abhd14b gene encoding putative protein-lysine deacylase ABHD14B has product MSSVQITEGSVDVELCGKPLFYRQAVPGSGDVQLSVLLLHGIRFSSENWLKIGTLKTLAEAGHRAVAIDLPGLGHSKAAQAPAAVGELAPGAFLQQVCAGLQLGAVVLISPSLSGMYSLPFLLQHGADVKAYVPVAPICTDKITAEQYHSVQTPTLIVYGDQDTQLGEVSLSNLKNLPNHKVVVMKGAGHPCYLDDPETWHKALLDFLKTL; this is encoded by the exons ATGTCTTCGGTCCAGATCACGGAAGGCTCAGTGGACGTGGAGCTCTGCGGAAAGCCACTGTTTTACAGACAAGCCGTTCCGGGCTCGGGGGACGTCCAGTTATCCGTGTTACTGCTGCACGGAATCCGCTTCTCCTCGGAGAACTGGCTGAAGATAGGCACTCTGAAGACTTTGGCTGAAGCAGGCCACCGTGCCGTGGCGATCGACCTGCCTG GTTTGGGTCATTCTAAAGCCGCCCAGGCCCCTGCTGCAGTGGGAGAGCTGGCCCCGGGCGCGTTCCTGCAGCAGGTGTGTGCGGGCCTGCAGCTGGGCGCGGTCGTGCTGATCAGTCCGTCTCTCAGTGGCATGTATTCCCTGCCCTTCCTGCTCCAGCACGGTGCTGATGTCAAAGCCTACGTCCCCGTAGCGCCCATCTGCACCGACAAAATCACCGCTGAGCAGTACCACAGTGTCCAG ACTCCTACTCTGATTGTCTACGGAGACCAGGATACTCAGTTAGGAGAAGTGTCGCTAAGCAACCTCAAAAATTTACCCAATCACAAGGTGGTGGTAATGAAGGGGGCGGGACATCCCTGTTACCTTGACGACCCAGAGACCTGGCACAAAGCCCTCCTTGACTTTCTGAAAACGTTGTGA
- the mst1 gene encoding hepatocyte growth factor-like protein encodes MNLLLILTSLALWRDAVSVHRSYLNDFQRSEGRELVLKPWNADRLILLTEISLEKCAQRCSESHDCRAFNYEARPVPTCMHLPWVEDGTNAEVKRNVNCDLYQKKVYVRKCIVGKGEDYRGKVWVTQSGRTCQQWWSKFPHDHRWTPNPTNGLELNYCRNPDGDPIGPWCYTTDPERRYESCNIPRCKDEVCITCNGEDYRGQVDHTVSGRECQRWDQQFPHQHIYQPEKYPDKSLDDNYCRNPDASPVPWCYTTDPEVERENCDISKCAEAPARRHRSSYTTNCFRGRGEDYRGKVNETTSGIACQRWDAQKPHEHPFYPNTYECKGLEENYCRNPDGSEAPWCFTSEPEMRTALCLQIKRCADDIEAEDCYHENGKNYRGTVRKTRKGILCQKWSVNTPHVTKINPKTHPDANLTENYCRNPDGDQHGPWCYTTDPKTEFDYCAIKQCAGEKPPIIETSAQVIKFNECGKRDDRKVTTRLRIVGGTPGNSPWTVSLRDRKGNHFCGGSLVNSKWVISTKQCFSSCYVDLTGYTALMGTLYRNPKQGEPGMQSIPLTKIVCGPSESHLVMLQLETPAQFNERVSQICLPPERYIVPEGTMCEIAGWGETKGTGDEFVLNVAQMSVMSNKDCNEYFRGRVRENEMCTSSFQGGVGACERDYGGPLACQNSDCWVLEGVIIPMRRCGHPGQPNIFIRVSIYVDWIKKVMEMA; translated from the exons ATGAATCTGCTTCTAATCCTCACTAGCCTGGCGCTCTGGAGGGACGCTGTCTCCG tccACCGTAGCTACCTGAATGATTTCCAGCGCTCTGAGGGCAGGGAGCTGGTTCTGAAGCCGTGGAACGCGGATCGGCTGATCCTGCTGACGGAGATCTCACTGGAGAAGTGTGCCCAGCGCTGTTCTGAGAGTCACGACTGCAG GGCGTTCAACTATGAGGCACGGCCGGTCCCTACCTGTATGCACCTCCCCTGGGTGGAGGACGGCACCAACGCGGAGGTCAAACGAAATGTCAACTGTGACCTCTACCAGAAGAAAG TCTACGTGAGGAAATGCATTGTGGGAAAGGGAGAGGACTACAGGGGGAAGGTGTGGGTGACACAGAGTGGACGGACGTGTCAGCAGTGGTGGTCGAAGTTCCCTCACGATCACAG aTGGACCCCTAACCCCACTAACGGCTTGGAGTTGAATTACTGCCGGAACCCAGATGGGGACCCAATCGGACCCTGGTGTTACACCACTGACCCAGAGCGACGCTATGAGAGCTGCAACATCCCCCGCTGCAAAGATG AGGTGTGTATTACCTGTAACGGGGAGGATTACAGGGGGCAGGTGGACCACACAGTGAGTGGCAGAGAGTGTCAACGCTGGGACCAGCAGTTCCCACATCAGCACATCTACCAACCAGAGAA gtatcCAGATAAGAGTTTGGATGATAATTACTGCCGCAACCCCGATGCTTCCCCTGTGCCCTGGTGTTACACCACTGACcctgaggtggagagagagaactgtgacaTCAGCAAGTGCG cggaGGCTCCAGCACGCCGTCACCGTTCCAGTTACACGACGAACTGTTTCCGTGGCCGTGGGGAAGATTATCGTGGGAAAGTCAACGAGACCACGTCTGGAATCGCCTGCCAACGCTGGGACGCTCAGAAACCTCACGAACACCCCTTCTACCCCAACACATACGAGTGCaa GGGTCTTGAGGAGAACTATTGTCGTAACCCGGATGGCTCTGAGGCTCCGTGGTGTTTTACATCAGAGCCAGAGATGAGAACGGCTCTGTGTCTGCAGATTAAACGATGTGCTGATGACATAGAGGCTGAAG ACTGTTACCATGAGAACGGGAAAAACTACAGAGGAACGGTGAGGAAAACTCGGAAGGGAATTCTGTGTCAGAAATGGAGTGTGAACACCCCCCACGTAACCAA GATTAACCCAAAGACGCACCCGGACGCCAATCTGACGGAAAACTACTGCAGGAACCCCGACGGAGACCAGCACGGCCCGTGGTGTTACACCACCGACCCCAAAACCGAGTTTGACTACTGTGCCATTAAACAGTGTG CTGGAGAAAAACCTCCCATCATTGAGACCTCTG ccCAGGTGAtaaagtttaatgagtgtggaaagagagatgatCGTAAGGTGACAACCAGGCTGCGTATCGTGGGGGGAACTCCAGGAAACTCCCCCTGgacagtcagtctgagagacag GAAGGGGAACCATTTTTGCGGTGGATCTCTGGTGAACTCTAAATGGGTGATCAGTACTAAACAGTGTTTCTCCTCCTG ttatgtaGACCTGACAGGTTACACAGCCCTGATGGGGACACTGTACCGTAACCCTAAGCAGGGGGAGCCAGGCATGCAGAGCATACCCCTCACCAAAATCGTCTGTGGCCCCTCTGAGTCTCACCTGGTCATGCTCCAGCTGGAAAC tcctGCCCAGTTCAATGAGCGTGTGTCTCAGATATGTCTTCCCCCTGAGCGATACATAGTTCCTGAGGGAACCATGTGTGAGATTGCAGGCTGGGGAGAGACCAAAG GAACGGGGGATGAGTTTGTGCTGAATGTTGCTCAGATGTCAGTTATGAGCAACAAGGACTGTAACGAATATTTCCGAGGACGCGTCCGCGAAAACGAGATGTGCACATCATCCTTCCAAGGGGGAGTGGGGGCGTGTGAG agGGATTACGGTGGCCCTTTGGCCTGTCAGAACAGTGACTGTTGGGTGCTGGAGGGGGTGATCATTCCCATGCGTCGCTGTGGACACCCAGGCCAGCCCAACATCTTCATCCGTGTGTCCATCTACGTCGACTGGATCAAGAAAGTCATGGAGATGGCGTAG